In a single window of the Chitinophagales bacterium genome:
- a CDS encoding zinc-dependent metalloprotease — protein sequence MKSILITLLAVFVSLLPAQENTFQAPCLYDQLEAEFKAEEPEAYALYQLAHQRAAAELAVKQQSKRSTPATASCPDGIRIIPLYIHILHNGGNANVAGDNNFTTAEIQTAIDQLNMHYQGTHPNLNRVQDQFWANGSASANTCIQFCWNNNDLNRVNLNMAPFNATVIDPNNRIISGQDMVASPIKNRCQYLNLYIGNYGIGIAGGGLLGYARNLFHSGVGVRIDDNAFIPGGLITNPIVNLGTTLTHEIGHLLGLSHIWGKTNIANWNLLTPATFCGIDDGFSDTPLHGRPSSGPGAGVPNYVQNEVVTHCGNTIMWTNFMDYSSKPWTVNFTHEQVAYMKLYLKQAENLLPFANNLNPPCNSTGGVLNGESKCNQGALACAALLINIPHDTLRICGTDTINLNQYTQNWNYNTNVSPTTEYSWHIGSLTGPLVEFPAKAVVSGNSPICKPDTIEYWLNINCSTSGTKQMGGKVVVLSYLTPEQLLARYLKNGDCDTGPGPEFSAADLAANCDDYITFTPHSNPTFPTTVSGEIVYTVDFDSTVVGPCCSQPCSRIDTAQYRCEMTPGQCPGVAFSGGNMNVLTPCPDYNFEDGFQYYENTLISLFDPNGYVNDIYYFSDPERSVPFDENRDYTYDGDGCGFGSNVFIYTSLGCDTSGNGVPNGYIPLGTVTLHDPAPFPEAPSISYIINGDMDCIYEIVPACPLDDVTPNPLPVETCGSTGSDISFSVLSFFDCEKSFVVKKPDCPACTPQNECVSSTFTGGSESICSGSTLSGGFPDLGISDASLFSEIIWTDRPIEMQGVNTYPEEPDDLPGYNGPTLNSNPSTGLPETQVYFAYAICDHDNDPSTPAVYQMLGGYEITIEPVPDARITPVCLNNDSQNFYIEIELHSNAQSNTFTATNDYNADFVSFNAPGTKTLGPFPNGTDIIVDFAIDGGCSISKTFNTGCTSAYCSTPELNYTDTCILNSANNQTEYWIKGSITGNTIGYLFEITNNVSNDTFYASMNEPNVYIGPFPSSQNVEVTATNYGNRQCFSTDEIIPVSECSANNIDLPEQSEIKIYPNPADGYINIEIPSEVAAIPITIQLFDVIGKELAQHLMEKGEKTISIPLTDFSSGIYLMRISAQENQKYNQVLRFVKR from the coding sequence ATGAAAAGCATTTTGATTACACTTCTGGCAGTATTTGTTTCTTTGCTTCCTGCCCAGGAAAACACTTTTCAGGCTCCATGTCTGTACGATCAGTTAGAAGCAGAATTTAAAGCAGAAGAACCCGAGGCATATGCACTGTACCAACTTGCACACCAAAGAGCTGCGGCAGAACTTGCAGTAAAACAACAAAGTAAACGCAGCACACCCGCAACGGCAAGCTGCCCCGATGGCATACGTATCATCCCCCTCTACATCCATATTCTACACAATGGAGGCAATGCAAATGTAGCTGGTGACAATAATTTTACAACAGCAGAAATACAAACTGCCATAGATCAACTGAATATGCACTACCAGGGGACACATCCAAATCTAAACAGGGTTCAGGATCAATTCTGGGCCAATGGAAGTGCAAGTGCCAATACCTGTATTCAATTTTGCTGGAACAATAATGACCTGAACCGTGTGAATTTAAACATGGCGCCTTTTAATGCTACAGTGATTGATCCTAACAACAGGATAATCAGCGGACAAGATATGGTAGCTTCACCGATAAAAAATCGTTGTCAGTACCTAAACCTATATATCGGAAACTATGGTATTGGAATAGCCGGAGGAGGTCTTCTGGGCTATGCCCGTAATCTTTTTCATTCAGGAGTAGGAGTCAGAATTGATGACAATGCTTTTATTCCGGGAGGCCTGATAACAAACCCTATAGTTAATTTAGGAACGACCTTGACCCACGAAATTGGACATTTATTAGGACTTTCACATATCTGGGGCAAAACCAATATTGCAAATTGGAATCTTTTAACGCCCGCAACTTTCTGTGGCATAGATGATGGTTTTTCAGACACCCCCTTGCATGGACGCCCGAGTTCCGGTCCCGGAGCGGGTGTGCCCAATTATGTTCAAAACGAAGTTGTCACACATTGTGGCAATACTATAATGTGGACCAATTTTATGGATTACAGCAGCAAGCCCTGGACCGTAAACTTTACACATGAACAAGTAGCCTATATGAAGCTGTATCTCAAACAGGCTGAAAACTTGCTGCCCTTTGCAAATAACCTTAATCCTCCATGCAATTCAACAGGCGGAGTACTGAATGGTGAATCCAAATGCAATCAGGGAGCACTGGCCTGTGCAGCACTGCTCATCAATATCCCACATGATACTTTGCGCATTTGCGGTACAGACACCATTAATCTAAATCAGTACACCCAAAACTGGAATTACAATACAAACGTAAGCCCTACAACCGAATATTCATGGCACATAGGAAGCCTGACCGGCCCATTGGTTGAATTTCCTGCAAAAGCTGTTGTAAGCGGCAATTCACCCATCTGCAAACCGGACACCATTGAATATTGGCTTAACATCAATTGCAGTACCAGCGGTACCAAACAAATGGGTGGAAAAGTGGTTGTCCTGTCCTACCTGACTCCTGAACAATTATTGGCCAGGTACTTGAAAAACGGGGATTGTGATACCGGCCCCGGCCCCGAATTTTCAGCAGCCGACCTTGCTGCCAACTGTGATGATTACATCACTTTTACTCCACATAGCAATCCTACTTTTCCCACTACGGTTTCTGGAGAAATTGTCTATACAGTTGATTTCGATTCCACTGTGGTAGGTCCATGCTGCAGCCAGCCCTGCTCACGTATTGATACAGCCCAGTATCGTTGCGAAATGACTCCCGGACAGTGCCCGGGCGTGGCATTTTCAGGAGGCAACATGAATGTACTTACACCTTGTCCCGACTACAATTTTGAGGATGGATTTCAATACTATGAAAATACGCTCATCAGTCTTTTTGACCCCAATGGATATGTAAATGATATCTATTACTTTTCAGACCCTGAGCGCTCAGTGCCATTTGATGAAAACCGGGATTATACCTATGACGGAGATGGCTGTGGATTTGGAAGCAATGTTTTTATCTATACTTCGCTGGGCTGTGACACCAGTGGAAATGGCGTGCCGAATGGTTATATCCCCCTGGGTACAGTAACCCTGCACGACCCGGCTCCTTTTCCAGAAGCACCTTCAATATCCTATATCATTAACGGGGATATGGATTGTATCTATGAAATTGTCCCGGCCTGTCCTTTGGATGATGTAACCCCAAACCCGCTTCCGGTAGAAACCTGTGGAAGCACGGGAAGCGATATAAGCTTTAGCGTTCTAAGTTTTTTTGACTGTGAAAAAAGTTTTGTGGTTAAAAAACCTGACTGCCCTGCATGTACACCACAAAACGAATGTGTCAGCAGTACTTTTACAGGAGGTAGTGAGTCCATTTGTTCTGGCAGCACACTTTCAGGTGGTTTTCCCGATCTGGGCATATCGGATGCCAGTTTGTTTTCAGAAATTATTTGGACTGACCGGCCTATAGAAATGCAGGGAGTAAATACTTATCCTGAGGAACCAGATGATTTGCCTGGCTACAATGGGCCAACGCTTAATTCCAATCCCTCCACTGGCTTACCCGAAACACAGGTTTATTTTGCCTATGCAATTTGCGATCATGACAATGACCCATCCACTCCTGCTGTATATCAAATGCTGGGGGGATATGAGATTACCATTGAACCTGTTCCTGATGCACGCATTACGCCTGTTTGCCTTAATAACGATTCACAGAATTTCTACATCGAAATAGAGTTACATTCCAATGCCCAATCCAATACATTTACCGCCACCAATGACTACAATGCCGACTTTGTATCATTCAATGCTCCGGGAACAAAAACACTTGGTCCATTCCCCAATGGCACCGACATCATTGTTGACTTTGCCATTGATGGTGGTTGTTCCATAAGCAAAACTTTTAACACAGGTTGTACCAGTGCCTATTGCAGCACTCCTGAATTGAATTACACCGACACCTGTATATTGAATTCCGCAAATAATCAGACCGAATACTGGATCAAGGGCAGTATTACCGGAAACACAATCGGTTATCTTTTTGAAATAACCAATAATGTGAGCAATGACACATTCTATGCAAGCATGAACGAACCAAATGTGTATATCGGTCCTTTTCCCTCCTCTCAAAATGTGGAGGTCACAGCTACAAACTACGGCAACAGGCAATGTTTCAGTACAGATGAAATTATCCCGGTTTCCGAATGTTCGGCAAACAATATTGACCTGCCCGAACAATCTGAAATTAAAATATACCCGAATCCTGCCGATGGATATATTAACATTGAAATCCCTTCTGAAGTAGCAGCAATACCAATTACAATACAGTTGTTTGATGTGATTGGCAAAGAGCTCGCTCAACATTTAATGGAGAAAGGAGAAAAAACCATCAGTATCCCTTTGACTGATTTTAGTTCCGGGATATACCTAATGAGGATATCTGCTCAGGAAAATCAAAAATACAACCAGGTACTGCGTTTCGTGAAAAGATAA
- a CDS encoding plastocyanin/azurin family copper-binding protein — protein sequence MKPTVTLFSVLIQLVLIIASYNFAYSQDLIDIEVGSNYFDPDSVTINVGDTVRWTNVSGSHNVNGTTGSYPSNPESFGNSVGSGWTYTFVFSIAGNYDYHCDPHLFAGMTGVITVLAPATPSEIDSVTADVNDVCPETSVTLTAHGVVEGDGATLTWYDGPGGNGNNLDTTNPLVVNPGATTTYYARLDGSANTVEDSVTVNVLPKDDASFSYSSGFFCLTGSDPTPTINGTSGGVFSGDNNLSINSTTGEIDLQASGAGNYEVMYRTLGVCPDTAYFDIVINTTPDAGFSYTGSPFCGGPGAGIATITLDSGASAGNFSSSAGLIIDAATGTVNISSSALGTYIVTNEIVASGGCPAASASDTIVIAQIYSLAEDVSICQGESYTFPDGNIGMTDSVYTSLLTSSMGCDSTITTTLTVEQIDKTVNMNNITATANETGATYQWLDCDNNTEIQGETGQAFTASTSGNYAVAINKNNCSDTSDCVNITVIGIDENTLIEKIAVYPNPSSGDFVLEVKDISGNIHYEVTDLSGKVILPQIQVQQKNTSVSLDAAAGLYFLNIYSKNGRTSFKLLVK from the coding sequence ATGAAACCAACAGTTACTCTATTTTCTGTATTGATTCAGCTTGTATTGATTATAGCAAGCTACAACTTTGCTTATAGCCAGGATTTGATTGACATTGAAGTAGGGAGCAATTATTTCGACCCTGATAGTGTCACCATAAATGTAGGGGATACGGTAAGATGGACCAATGTTTCGGGAAGTCACAATGTAAATGGCACCACAGGATCTTATCCCTCCAACCCCGAATCTTTTGGCAATTCAGTAGGATCTGGCTGGACTTATACATTTGTATTCTCTATAGCTGGAAATTATGATTATCACTGCGACCCTCATTTATTTGCGGGCATGACCGGGGTAATTACAGTGTTAGCTCCTGCAACTCCTTCAGAGATAGATTCCGTTACAGCAGATGTGAATGATGTTTGCCCCGAAACAAGCGTAACACTTACTGCACATGGAGTTGTGGAAGGCGATGGCGCTACCCTCACCTGGTATGATGGGCCGGGAGGAAACGGAAATAACCTGGATACAACCAATCCACTTGTGGTCAATCCGGGAGCTACTACAACCTACTATGCACGATTAGATGGCAGTGCCAATACCGTTGAAGACTCCGTTACCGTAAACGTATTGCCGAAAGACGATGCTTCCTTCAGCTACAGCAGTGGCTTCTTTTGCCTGACAGGAAGTGACCCCACTCCTACCATCAATGGCACAAGCGGAGGCGTATTTTCCGGAGACAATAATTTATCCATAAATTCAACTACAGGTGAAATAGACCTGCAAGCCAGCGGTGCCGGTAATTATGAAGTAATGTACAGAACCCTGGGCGTTTGTCCGGACACCGCCTATTTTGATATTGTGATCAATACCACACCAGATGCAGGATTTAGCTATACAGGATCGCCCTTTTGTGGCGGCCCGGGAGCAGGCATAGCTACAATTACATTAGACAGCGGTGCAAGTGCAGGCAATTTTTCAAGTTCTGCCGGATTAATTATTGATGCAGCTACCGGAACTGTCAATATATCTTCCAGTGCATTAGGAACCTATATCGTTACCAATGAAATCGTAGCTTCAGGTGGATGCCCGGCTGCATCCGCCTCGGACACCATTGTGATAGCCCAAATTTATAGTTTGGCAGAGGATGTCAGCATTTGCCAGGGCGAATCCTATACTTTTCCCGATGGGAATATTGGTATGACAGATTCAGTTTATACCAGCCTGCTCACCAGTTCAATGGGCTGCGACAGCACGATCACAACAACATTAACTGTTGAGCAAATTGACAAAACAGTCAATATGAACAATATCACTGCTACTGCCAATGAAACCGGAGCCACCTATCAATGGCTGGATTGCGACAACAATACTGAAATCCAGGGTGAAACGGGACAGGCTTTTACCGCAAGTACAAGTGGAAATTATGCAGTAGCCATCAACAAGAACAATTGCAGCGATACTTCCGATTGTGTAAATATTACTGTAATCGGAATTGATGAAAATACACTGATAGAAAAAATTGCAGTTTACCCCAATCCCAGTTCTGGTGATTTTGTACTTGAAGTAAAAGACATCTCCGGAAACATCCATTATGAAGTCACCGACCTTTCGGGCAAAGTGATTTTGCCACAAATACAGGTACAGCAAAAAAACACTTCTGTTTCACTTGATGCTGCCGCAGGTTTGTACTTTTTGAATATTTATTCTAAAAATGGAAGGACGAGTTTTAAGTTGCTTGTAAAATGA
- a CDS encoding virulence RhuM family protein — translation MEENKSQIIIYQTEDGETKLDVRFQDETVWLTQKLMAELFQTSVPNVNMHLKNIFEEGELEENRTIKDFLIVQKEGGREVKRKQVFYSLDAIISVGYRIKSHIATKFRQWATKHLREYIVKGFVLDDERLKNPDLPFDYFEELEKRIQDIRTSEKRFYRKITDIYATSVDYDPTLDISIEFFKTVQNKLHWAITGQTAAEIISERADSSKDNMGLTTWRGSQIRKTDVSIAKNYLNEEELSALNNLVEQYLIFAQGQAQRRVPMYMKDWVEKLNGI, via the coding sequence ATGGAAGAAAACAAATCCCAAATCATCATTTATCAAACGGAGGACGGAGAAACAAAATTAGACGTTCGCTTTCAGGATGAAACCGTTTGGCTTACTCAAAAATTGATGGCGGAATTATTCCAAACTTCGGTTCCCAATGTAAACATGCATCTCAAAAACATATTTGAAGAAGGTGAATTGGAGGAAAATCGAACTATTAAGGATTTCTTAATAGTTCAAAAAGAAGGAGGCCGAGAGGTAAAAAGAAAGCAGGTTTTTTACAGCCTTGATGCCATTATTTCAGTCGGATATCGCATAAAATCGCATATAGCAACCAAATTCAGGCAATGGGCAACCAAGCACCTGCGAGAATACATTGTGAAAGGATTTGTACTTGATGACGAACGCTTGAAAAACCCTGATTTACCGTTTGATTATTTTGAAGAATTGGAAAAGCGAATACAAGATATTCGTACTTCAGAGAAACGGTTTTATCGGAAAATCACGGACATTTATGCAACAAGTGTTGATTATGACCCCACTTTGGATATTAGCATTGAGTTTTTCAAAACTGTTCAGAACAAACTACATTGGGCAATTACAGGCCAAACGGCAGCAGAGATAATTAGTGAAAGAGCAGATAGCTCCAAAGATAATATGGGGTTAACGACTTGGAGAGGTTCTCAAATCAGAAAGACAGATGTGTCTATTGCAAAAAATTATCTCAATGAAGAAGAATTATCTGCACTGAACAATTTAGTTGAACAGTATCTGATTTTTGCACAAGGGCAGGCACAGAGAAGAGTGCCAATGTATATGAAAGATTGGGTTGAAAAATTAAATGGGATTTGA